GCAGAGCTGCGGCTTCCAGCTCGCGCAGGCCCGCACCGCGTACGGCATCGACATGAACCGCACGAGCGACCTGTACGACCCCGCGAACCGCGCCGCGTCGCTCTTCTGGACGGCGCTCGCCGTGCGGAGCGGCAACCCCGTCCTCATGACGCACGACGCGTACTACCTGAACGGCGGCGGGTTCGTGGGCGACCTGCCGTACGGTGCCGTCCAGCACTGCGACGACAACGGCCAGAACTGCCAGCCGAACAAGGCCGCCGACGTGCAGAACTGGAACCACGTCGTCATGCTCGTCGGGTACGTCACGAACGCCGAGCTGAAAGCGAAACTCCCGAACGCGCCCGAAGCGGCCGGCGGCGGGTACTTCATCGCCAGGAACTCCTGGGGCGGCTGCTGGGGCGACGGCGGGTACGCGTACCTCCCGTGGAACTGGCTGATGAAGTACGTGGGCCGCCTCGACGTGAACATCCAGGGCACCGTGAACTGAGCCGGAACGCAGAAGCGGGAAGCCCCACCACAGGGCTTCCCGCTCTCCTGAATCCAGGGGACACCCCGGGACTTCGTCGTCGTACGTCAGGCCGGGGCTTCCCTTCGCTGGCCCGGCCGTGGGCTCGTACGGTTTTGATCCGATTCCAGGGATGCCGGAAACAGCACCGGCATCCCTTCTTGGGCAGAACAGCGCCCATGAGGACGCTTGCCCGCTTCTTGGGCAGAACGGACGCCCTGCAGGACGCCTGCCCGCTTCTTGGGCAGAACAGCGCCCTGCAGGACGCTTGCCCGCTTCCATCTCCTCCAAACCGTACTTGTTGGTGCTCGCGGCCGGGCGGCGGCTTCGCGTTCCGCTCGGCTGAACTCCAAAAGTTCAGCTCAAATCAGTCGTGAACGAGCTGAATGCCGGGCAGTTCGTCCACCGGGAGGCCCCAGGCGTTCATGGCGGCGACGAAGGGATCGGGGTCGAACTCCTCGACGTTGTACACGCCGGCCTTCTTCCAGGTGCCCTGCAGCATCAGCATCGCGCCGATCATGGCAGGCACGCCGGTCGTGTAGCTCACGCCCTGTGCCTGCACTTCCCTGTAGGTCTGGGCGTGGTCACAGACGTTGTACACGAAGTGCACCTTCTCTTTGCCGTCGTGCCCGATGCCGCGCGCCTGCACGCCGATGCAGGTCTGCCCGGTGTAGTTCTCGGCGAGCGATTCCGGGGCGGGCAGCACGGCCTTCAGGAACTCGATGGGCGCGATCTTCTGGCCCTTGTAGTCGATCGGCACGATGCTCGTCATGCCGATGCCTTCCAGCACGGAGAGGTGCTTGATGTAGCTCTCGCCGAAGGTCATCCAGAAGCGGGCGCGCTTGATGGTCGGAAAATTCAGGACCAGCGATTCGAGTTCCTCGTGGTACAGCACGAAGCTCTTGCGGGTCGTGACCTTGGGGTAGTAGATGTCCTGAGAGATCTCGAGCGGCTGCGTCTCGACCCACTCGCCATTCTCATAATAGCGGCCGTTCGCGGTGATCTCACGGATGTTGATCTCGGGGTTGAAGTTGGTGGCGAAGGCCTTGCCGTGGTTGCCGTTGTTGCAGTCCACGATGTCGAGGTAATGAATTTCCTTGAAGTGGTGCTTGGCGTGGTGCGCGGTGAAGACGTTGGTCGCGCCGGGGTCGAAACCGCAGCCGAGAAGCGCCATGAGGCCCGCCTTCTCAAAACGCTCGCGGTACGCCCACTGCCAGGAGTACTCGAACTTCGCGACGTCGAGCGGCTCGTAGTTGGCGGTGTCGAGGTAGTGCACGCCGGTCTCCAGGCAGGCGTCCATGATGGTCAGGTCCTGGTACGGAAGCGCCACGTTGATGACGAGTTCCGGCTTGAAGGCGTTGAACAGTTCGACCAGGGCGGGCACGTTGTCGGCGTCGACGCTGGCGGTCGTGAACTTCGCCTTGCTGCCGGGCATGTGCTCGTGGATCTCGGCGACGATCTTGTCGGCCTTGCTGACGGTGCGCGTGGCGATCAGCACTTCCGTGAAGACCGTGTCGTTCTGCGCGCATTTCTTGGCGACGACGTTGCCCACGCCGCCCGCCCCGATGATGATGACTCTGCTCATGCGGCCAGGATAGCGCAGGGGTGTCATACGGTTTCGATCCGATTCCAGGGATGCCGGAAACAGCGAAGGCATCCCTTCTTGGGCAGAACGGACGCCCTGCAGGACGCCTGCCCGCTTCCACCTCCTCAAAACCGTATCGATTTGCACTCGCTTCGCTCGGCTGAACTCCAAAAGTTCAGCTCAAAACCGGATCATGCGGCTTTCGTGGCGTGCACGCAGGACCGGGCGGGACACGCGTGGGCGGGCGGCACGCTAGCCTCTGCGTATGGTGAGGGCTTGAAGGTCTTCGTGGTGATGCTGGCGGGCTTCGTGACGCTGGTGGGCGTGTTCGTGGCGGTGTTCGCGTTCCAGGGTCGAGAGGTCCGCGTGTACGGTCAGGCGGTGCTGGCGGCCGTGCGGGTGCCGCCTGCCGTGCCGGTCGCGTGCAGCCGGGTCGCGCCGGGCGTGCGGGTGCCGGCCCAGGTGGCGGAGTGCCGCGTGCGGACGAGCGGCGGGCGAGCGGAAGTGGACCTGCGGCTGGACGGCGGGCGCAGCTTCCTGCTGAGGCGCTGACGTGCCGCGCCTGACCGGGCTGCTGGCGCGCCTGCCGTGGCGTGCGCGGTCCGTGCGGCACGCGGCGGTGCTGGAGGGCGTGCTCGGCACGACGCTCGACCTGCAGGTCGTGGCGGGCACGTCCGGTCAGGCGCGGGCGGCGCAGGCGGCGCTGCTCGCCGAGATCGACCGGCTGGAGGGCGTGTTCAGCCGCTTCCGGCCGGACAGCGAGCTGAACCGCTGGCTCGCCACGTCCGGCGGGCAGGTCCCGGTGTCCGCCGACCTGGGGGGCGTGCTGCGGGAGGCGCTGCACTGGACGGAACGCAGCGGCGGGGCGTTCCACCCGGCGACCGAGGCGCTCAGTCCGCTGTGGCGGGCGGCCGAGCAGAGTGGCGTGCCGCCCGCCCAGGACGCGCTGGACGTGGTGCTGCGCCAGATGCGTGGGCCGCTGTACCGCGTGCAGGAGGAGGGCGGCGCGTGGACGGCGACGCACCTGACGCCGCTCCCGCTGGGCTTCAACGCCTTCGCGAAGGGGCACATCGCGGACCGCGCGGC
Above is a genomic segment from Deinococcus aquiradiocola containing:
- a CDS encoding saccharopine dehydrogenase family protein, translating into MSRVIIIGAGGVGNVVAKKCAQNDTVFTEVLIATRTVSKADKIVAEIHEHMPGSKAKFTTASVDADNVPALVELFNAFKPELVINVALPYQDLTIMDACLETGVHYLDTANYEPLDVAKFEYSWQWAYRERFEKAGLMALLGCGFDPGATNVFTAHHAKHHFKEIHYLDIVDCNNGNHGKAFATNFNPEINIREITANGRYYENGEWVETQPLEISQDIYYPKVTTRKSFVLYHEELESLVLNFPTIKRARFWMTFGESYIKHLSVLEGIGMTSIVPIDYKGQKIAPIEFLKAVLPAPESLAENYTGQTCIGVQARGIGHDGKEKVHFVYNVCDHAQTYREVQAQGVSYTTGVPAMIGAMLMLQGTWKKAGVYNVEEFDPDPFVAAMNAWGLPVDELPGIQLVHD
- a CDS encoding FAD:protein FMN transferase; translation: MPRLTGLLARLPWRARSVRHAAVLEGVLGTTLDLQVVAGTSGQARAAQAALLAEIDRLEGVFSRFRPDSELNRWLATSGGQVPVSADLGGVLREALHWTERSGGAFHPATEALSPLWRAAEQSGVPPAQDALDVVLRQMRGPLYRVQEEGGAWTATHLTPLPLGFNAFAKGHIADRAALAALGVPGVTQVLVNLGGDLRVLGPQPVTVDIADPSTLADNAAPLCRVRVQDAGVATSGRARRGFRVGGTWYSHLLDPRSGQPLARVVSASVTAPSSAVADVLATVLSVLPPADGLAFVRDVPGCACLLVEADGTVHRSARWPALEV